A section of the Metabacillus endolithicus genome encodes:
- the tyrS gene encoding tyrosine--tRNA ligase: MSDLLKDLQFRGLVNQVTDEEGLAKALEEGEISLYSGFDPTADSLHIGHLLPVLTLRRFQLHGHHPIALVGGATGLIGDPSGKKAERTLNTSDIVQNWSDRIKGQLSRFLDFELDKNPAVIVNNFDWIGSLDVISFLRDVGKNFGINYMLAKDSVQTRIESGISFTEFSYMILQSYDFLKLYQNNNCKLQIGGSDQWGNITAGLELIRKSEEDSKAFGLTIPLVTKADGTKFGKTEGGAIWLDAEKTSPYEFYQFWINTDDRDVIKYIKYFTFLTQQEIEDLENEVANAPEKRAAQKALAEEVTKMVHGEDSLKQAIKISQALFSGDIKELTSQEILEGFKDVPSTEMSSEEIGLIDLLIEAKISPSKRQAREDLSNGAIYINGERVQDLTKVISDEDKIDGKFTVIRRGKKKYFLIRYTG, encoded by the coding sequence ATGAGTGATTTATTAAAGGACTTACAATTTAGAGGGTTAGTTAATCAAGTAACAGATGAAGAGGGCTTGGCAAAAGCTTTGGAAGAAGGAGAGATTAGCCTATATTCAGGATTTGACCCAACAGCAGATAGCCTTCATATTGGTCATTTACTGCCAGTCTTAACTCTTCGTCGTTTTCAATTACATGGACATCATCCAATAGCGCTAGTTGGAGGAGCTACTGGACTTATCGGTGATCCTAGTGGTAAAAAGGCTGAGCGTACCTTAAACACTTCTGATATCGTTCAGAACTGGTCTGACCGAATTAAAGGGCAGCTTTCAAGATTTTTGGATTTTGAGTTAGATAAAAATCCAGCTGTAATCGTTAATAACTTTGATTGGATTGGCAGCTTAGATGTTATATCATTCCTACGTGATGTGGGGAAAAACTTCGGGATCAACTATATGCTTGCAAAAGATTCGGTACAAACTCGTATTGAGTCTGGTATTTCATTTACAGAATTCAGTTACATGATTTTACAATCTTACGACTTTTTAAAATTATACCAAAATAATAACTGTAAACTACAAATCGGTGGTAGTGATCAGTGGGGAAATATTACAGCAGGCTTAGAATTAATCCGTAAGTCAGAGGAAGATTCAAAGGCTTTTGGATTAACGATTCCTTTAGTTACTAAGGCAGATGGAACGAAATTCGGTAAAACAGAAGGTGGAGCAATTTGGTTGGATGCCGAAAAAACATCACCTTACGAGTTCTACCAATTCTGGATTAATACAGATGATCGAGATGTTATTAAATACATTAAGTACTTCACATTTCTTACTCAACAAGAGATTGAAGATCTTGAAAATGAGGTGGCAAATGCACCTGAAAAACGTGCGGCTCAAAAGGCTCTTGCCGAAGAAGTGACAAAAATGGTGCATGGTGAAGATTCTTTAAAACAAGCAATCAAGATTTCACAGGCTCTATTTAGTGGTGATATCAAAGAATTAACAAGTCAAGAGATTTTAGAAGGTTTTAAAGATGTTCCATCAACAGAAATGTCTTCAGAGGAAATAGGATTAATTGATTTGCTTATAGAAGCGAAAATTTCTCCATCGAAGCGCCAAGCTCGTGAAGATCTATCGAATGGTGCAATCTATATCAATGGTGAACGTGTTCAAGATTTAACGAAAGTTATTTCAGATGAAGATAAAATTGACGGGAAGTTTACTGTTATTCGCAGAGGGAAAAAGAAATACTTCCTTATCCGTTATACCGGCTAA
- the refZ gene encoding forespore capture DNA-binding protein RefZ translates to MTQTNSRDTKQKILDAAIYLFNSKGFTGTSVREIANRANVNVAHISYYFKGKGGLLEYLVSHYYEGYLKIIEENYSHIQYGNTHDVLSKMILDLLHYQHENRQLSRLVYREVTVDSVLNREVMTTYLTKEKYYIKSLLEQGIEEGHFRKGFIPHLIIQLRSLLHMPYLQPQYMSEVLHIQPHEAYFVHQYYKELKLWLNSLLVDKFSQDRNLLAIR, encoded by the coding sequence ATGACTCAAACAAACTCCCGTGATACAAAACAAAAGATACTTGATGCTGCCATTTACTTATTTAACTCTAAGGGATTTACGGGTACCTCTGTAAGAGAGATAGCCAATAGAGCCAATGTAAATGTTGCCCACATTTCATATTATTTTAAAGGAAAAGGTGGACTTCTTGAATATCTTGTATCACATTATTATGAAGGTTATCTTAAAATCATTGAAGAAAATTACTCACATATACAATATGGAAACACCCATGATGTGCTTAGTAAAATGATTTTAGATTTATTGCATTATCAGCATGAAAACCGTCAACTTTCTCGATTAGTGTATCGTGAAGTGACAGTAGACTCTGTTTTAAATCGTGAGGTGATGACAACCTATTTAACCAAAGAGAAATATTACATTAAGTCACTATTAGAACAAGGGATCGAGGAAGGACATTTTCGAAAGGGATTTATCCCGCATTTAATCATCCAACTTAGAAGTTTATTGCATATGCCGTATTTACAGCCACAATACATGAGTGAAGTCCTTCATATTCAACCTCACGAAGCATACTTTGTGCATCAGTATTATAAAGAGTTGAAATTATGGCTAAATTCGTTGTTAGTAGACAAGTTCTCACAAGATCGCAATCTACTTGCTATTCGATAA
- a CDS encoding GAF domain-containing protein produces MFHVEKYNGKKSDQYSLVINQLKALLEGEEDRIANLANASALLNQFLDNINWVGFYLMKEGQLVLGPFQGLPACVRIPVGRGVCGTAAANKKTERIADVHQFPGHIACDAASNSEIVVPLIVDGEVIGVLDIDSPIKDRFNEEDQVFLENFVDVLVQYM; encoded by the coding sequence ATGTTTCATGTCGAAAAATACAATGGTAAAAAGTCAGATCAATATTCATTGGTCATAAATCAATTAAAAGCTTTACTAGAGGGAGAAGAAGATCGCATTGCTAATTTAGCAAACGCTTCGGCTCTTTTAAATCAATTTTTAGATAACATCAATTGGGTTGGATTTTATTTAATGAAGGAAGGTCAACTTGTATTAGGACCTTTCCAAGGATTACCTGCATGCGTTCGAATTCCTGTAGGAAGAGGTGTTTGTGGTACAGCTGCAGCTAATAAAAAAACAGAGCGAATTGCAGATGTTCATCAGTTCCCGGGACACATTGCATGTGATGCAGCGTCTAATTCAGAGATTGTTGTTCCTCTGATCGTTGACGGTGAAGTGATTGGCGTGTTGGATATTGACAGCCCAATAAAAGATCGATTCAATGAAGAAGACCAAGTGTTTTTAGAAAACTTTGTAGATGTTTTGGTTCAATATATGTAA
- the ezrA gene encoding septation ring formation regulator EzrA produces MEVLIGIVLLICIVFGAGYMFRRKIYKEVDRLEARKIEIMNRSIIDELSKVKELKMVGQAEELFEQWRAEWDEIITTQLPEVEELLFDAEDFADKYRFKKSQGVLQHIDTVLLTVNENIDKIIEEINELVTSEEKNTVEGEEVKDQYKRVKKTLLAHSHQFGKAHRKLDDTLTEITDSLKQFDAETEQGNYLVAREVLVKLKMDLDVLQEKMNELPKLLTECSVTIPNLVNELKEGYKEMVASGYYLEHIQLDLEIEKINNQLEKFKKKLEEADLDDVQDGLQFIQESIDNLYDLLEKEVEANQFVKKVKDQIHDQLVELSEQKEATVEETELVKQSYQLSTTELDKQKLIEKQILQVEKKFAHIQQNLLNDQVAHSIVKEDLEDIDKQIKQLLEEHNQYREMLQTLRSDELQARDSLNQLKRLLLDTTRSVQQSNIPGLPVEFLELIERAKRDVLKVTTKLDEIPLNMVIVNELLSEAIQSVKSLKETGDDLIEEVYLVEQIIQYGNRYRSRNQQLATKFKQAEELFRHNDYNEALNVAAAALEQVEPGSFEKIRELINEQDKTISYK; encoded by the coding sequence ATGGAAGTTTTAATTGGAATTGTCCTTCTGATATGTATTGTATTTGGTGCGGGATACATGTTTAGAAGAAAAATATATAAAGAGGTTGATCGTCTAGAGGCGCGTAAGATTGAAATTATGAATCGCTCAATTATCGATGAGTTATCGAAAGTAAAAGAGTTGAAAATGGTTGGACAAGCAGAAGAATTGTTTGAACAATGGAGAGCTGAGTGGGATGAGATTATTACAACTCAACTCCCTGAAGTCGAAGAGTTACTTTTTGATGCCGAGGATTTCGCTGATAAATATCGATTTAAAAAGTCACAAGGTGTTTTACAACATATTGACACTGTTCTTTTAACTGTAAATGAAAATATCGATAAGATTATTGAAGAAATTAATGAACTTGTTACGAGTGAAGAGAAAAATACAGTTGAAGGTGAAGAAGTAAAAGACCAATATAAACGAGTTAAAAAGACCTTATTAGCTCATAGTCATCAGTTTGGTAAAGCACATCGTAAATTAGATGACACCTTAACTGAAATAACAGACTCACTTAAACAATTTGATGCTGAAACTGAACAGGGAAATTATTTAGTAGCTAGAGAAGTGTTAGTTAAGCTAAAAATGGACCTTGATGTTCTACAAGAAAAAATGAATGAACTTCCTAAATTATTGACGGAATGCTCAGTGACAATTCCAAACTTAGTAAATGAACTAAAAGAAGGATACAAGGAAATGGTAGCATCAGGCTACTATTTAGAGCATATTCAATTAGATTTAGAAATTGAGAAGATAAACAATCAGCTAGAAAAGTTCAAAAAGAAACTAGAAGAAGCTGATCTTGATGATGTACAGGATGGCTTGCAATTCATTCAGGAATCTATTGATAACTTATATGATTTATTAGAAAAAGAAGTTGAGGCTAATCAGTTTGTTAAAAAAGTGAAAGATCAAATACATGATCAATTAGTTGAACTATCAGAACAAAAAGAAGCTACTGTTGAAGAAACAGAGCTTGTTAAACAGAGTTATCAACTTTCAACGACTGAATTAGATAAACAAAAGCTAATTGAAAAGCAGATATTACAGGTTGAGAAGAAATTTGCACATATTCAACAGAACTTATTAAATGACCAAGTGGCTCATTCCATCGTGAAAGAAGATCTTGAAGACATTGATAAACAAATTAAGCAGTTATTAGAAGAACATAATCAATACCGTGAAATGCTTCAAACTCTTAGAAGTGATGAGCTTCAAGCAAGAGATAGCTTAAATCAATTAAAAAGACTGCTTCTTGATACAACAAGATCGGTACAACAAAGTAATATACCTGGTCTGCCTGTTGAGTTCCTTGAATTAATAGAAAGAGCTAAACGGGATGTTCTAAAGGTAACAACGAAATTGGATGAAATTCCACTTAATATGGTGATTGTTAATGAGTTACTATCAGAGGCTATTCAATCAGTTAAGTCTTTAAAAGAAACTGGGGACGATCTCATTGAAGAGGTATACTTAGTAGAGCAAATCATCCAGTATGGAAACAGATACCGAAGCCGTAATCAGCAACTTGCTACAAAATTTAAGCAGGCTGAAGAATTGTTTAGACATAACGATTACAATGAGGCATTAAACGTTGCAGCTGCAGCACTAGAACAAGTAGAACCTGGTTCTTTCGAAAAAATTCGGGAACTAATAAATGAACAAGATAAAACAATATCCTATAAGTAA
- a CDS encoding GAF domain-containing protein translates to MITATKCAFFDFISKHHNKRSLSDIVEKLSETVKSELSIRHAVFYFYNSSDEFYTQSSPVDDTPFNTFILKDGEAYYYGEQVLIPIFRKDRLKGILQLKGFENEYSPAVINELAKTCTSFYTHCMELIQVTENEQKYERLFHLTEQFHAFMNKDDVLVELITTLQEMYTDFIFYLFLSHDNENNLNLPIKDLGFDHQDGNEMAMEAFVTGKIQFSFDEKINQTILYTPLKGKQGVYGVLQVVVNHGINLADQDKNFIIMLANAAGTAMENAQLYDQSKRLIKDLQLINETSHRLNKNLRLADTMTYMTSRIMESFEADEVGFFYQNHQNEFQIFPGSTKFFNTNEVHVYIDYIKGKLEKNLEEICF, encoded by the coding sequence GTGATAACTGCTACTAAATGCGCCTTTTTTGATTTTATTAGCAAACATCATAATAAACGTTCATTATCTGATATCGTGGAAAAGCTTTCTGAAACTGTTAAAAGTGAGCTTTCAATTCGTCATGCTGTTTTTTATTTTTATAATAGTAGTGACGAGTTTTATACACAGTCTTCACCAGTTGATGATACCCCATTTAATACGTTCATTCTCAAAGATGGTGAAGCCTATTACTATGGTGAACAAGTTCTAATCCCAATTTTTCGAAAAGATAGACTAAAGGGGATCCTTCAATTAAAGGGCTTTGAAAATGAGTACTCACCAGCAGTTATAAATGAATTAGCAAAAACATGTACATCCTTCTATACCCATTGTATGGAATTAATACAGGTTACCGAAAATGAGCAGAAGTATGAAAGATTATTTCATTTAACAGAGCAATTTCATGCTTTTATGAATAAAGATGATGTTTTAGTTGAATTAATTACAACATTACAAGAAATGTATACTGACTTTATTTTCTATTTGTTTTTATCACACGATAATGAAAATAACTTGAATTTACCAATTAAAGATCTTGGATTTGATCATCAAGATGGAAATGAAATGGCTATGGAAGCCTTTGTAACAGGAAAAATACAGTTTTCATTTGATGAGAAGATAAATCAAACGATTTTATATACTCCATTAAAAGGTAAGCAAGGGGTATATGGTGTATTGCAAGTGGTCGTTAATCACGGGATAAACCTGGCTGATCAAGATAAAAACTTTATCATTATGCTTGCAAATGCAGCCGGTACTGCGATGGAAAATGCACAATTATATGATCAATCAAAGAGATTAATTAAGGATTTACAGCTTATAAATGAAACGTCCCATCGTTTAAATAAAAACTTACGATTGGCAGATACGATGACATATATGACATCAAGAATTATGGAATCTTTTGAAGCTGATGAGGTGGGCTTTTTCTATCAAAATCATCAAAATGAATTTCAAATTTTTCCAGGTAGTACTAAATTTTTTAATACGAATGAAGTGCATGTTTATATCGATTATATAAAAGGAAAACTTGAGAAGAATCTAGAAGAAATTTGTTTTTAG
- the hisJ gene encoding histidinol-phosphatase HisJ: MLLKKDGHVHTPFCPHGSIDELELYIEQAIKEGFNCLTFTEHAPLPKGFKDPTPLEDSAMKLEELGDYFESILLLKERYQNSITINVGLEIDYIRDYEKETTDFLNEYGKYLDDSILSVHFLKIKDQYYCMDFDDKTFNEMISETGSLKVLHETYYNEVLHSINSDLGKYKPKRIGHITLANKFQKLFPVTFSNEKWILDILTSIKEKNLEIDYNVAGLRKEYCGEVYPNDEIAKMAIKQEIPLIYGSDAHSARDVGKNYKYFEQLSNSK; encoded by the coding sequence ATGCTACTAAAGAAGGATGGACATGTTCACACACCATTTTGTCCACATGGATCAATTGATGAACTGGAGTTATATATTGAACAGGCTATAAAAGAGGGGTTTAACTGCCTAACATTCACTGAACACGCTCCACTTCCAAAAGGCTTTAAAGATCCAACACCACTAGAAGATAGTGCCATGAAACTAGAAGAACTTGGCGATTATTTTGAAAGTATCCTTTTATTAAAAGAAAGATATCAAAATTCTATTACCATTAATGTTGGTTTGGAAATTGACTATATAAGAGATTACGAAAAAGAAACTACTGATTTTTTAAATGAATATGGAAAATACTTAGATGATAGTATTTTATCTGTTCACTTTTTAAAGATAAAAGATCAATATTATTGTATGGATTTTGATGATAAAACCTTTAATGAAATGATTTCCGAAACAGGTTCATTAAAAGTACTACATGAAACCTATTACAATGAAGTTCTTCACTCAATTAATAGTGATTTAGGAAAATATAAACCAAAAAGAATTGGGCACATAACTCTTGCAAACAAATTTCAAAAACTTTTCCCTGTTACCTTCTCAAATGAAAAGTGGATACTTGATATTTTAACTTCGATTAAAGAAAAAAACCTAGAAATAGATTATAATGTAGCAGGATTAAGAAAAGAATATTGTGGTGAAGTCTATCCTAATGATGAAATTGCAAAAATGGCAATAAAACAAGAAATCCCTCTCATCTATGGGTCAGATGCCCACAGTGCTAGGGATGTTGGAAAGAACTATAAATATTTTGAGCAGTTATCGAATAGCAAGTAG
- the rpsD gene encoding 30S ribosomal protein S4 yields MARYTGSSWKLSRRLGISLSGTGKELEKRPYAPGQHGPGQRKKISEYGLQLQEKQKLRHMYGVNERQFRNLFDKAGKMAGKHGENFMILLDSRLDNVVYRLGLARTRRQARQLVNHGHIMVDGGRVDIPSYQLKPGQTITLREKSRNLDIVKEAIEVSNFVPDYLTFDADKLEGTFTRLPERSELPAEINEALIVEFYSR; encoded by the coding sequence ATGGCTCGTTATACAGGCTCAAGCTGGAAACTCTCTCGTCGTTTAGGTATTTCATTAAGTGGTACAGGTAAAGAATTAGAAAAGCGTCCATATGCTCCAGGACAACACGGTCCAGGACAACGCAAAAAAATCTCTGAGTACGGATTACAATTACAAGAGAAGCAAAAGCTTCGTCACATGTATGGTGTAAATGAGCGCCAATTCCGTAACTTATTTGATAAAGCTGGTAAAATGGCTGGTAAACATGGTGAGAACTTCATGATTCTTCTTGATTCTCGTCTTGATAACGTAGTATACCGTTTAGGTTTAGCTCGTACTCGCCGTCAAGCTCGTCAATTAGTTAACCACGGTCATATCATGGTTGATGGTGGACGTGTTGATATCCCATCATACCAATTAAAACCTGGTCAAACGATCACTTTACGTGAAAAATCTCGCAACCTTGACATCGTTAAGGAAGCAATCGAAGTAAGCAACTTCGTACCTGACTACCTAACTTTCGACGCAGATAAATTAGAAGGTACTTTCACTCGCTTACCTGAGCGTTCTGAATTACCTGCTGAAATTAACGAAGCTCTTATCGTTGAGTTCTACTCTCGTTAA
- a CDS encoding GGDEF domain-containing protein — protein sequence MFLGDITTYLPDGSFASVMAVPMVQSDTLRGCAIVLHKNSYHFSFDMFKLLQSLIHHSTLALSNSLLREELETLVKTDQLTQLYSRNYMNTCIENSMKADRQGTFLLIDIDNFKGVNDTFGHQVGDEVLVQVANIIKSNSREHDIGARWGGEELAVYLPQVDLEAGTAIAERIVKRVAENTNPSVTISCGVSYWIAENERNYNQLFSRADKALYVAKNLGKNQVVVEDDIH from the coding sequence TTGTTTTTAGGTGATATCACAACATACCTGCCAGATGGCTCCTTTGCATCAGTTATGGCTGTACCAATGGTACAGAGTGATACTCTTCGTGGCTGTGCAATTGTCCTTCACAAAAATTCTTATCATTTTTCATTTGATATGTTTAAACTTCTTCAATCGTTAATTCATCATTCTACATTGGCCCTATCTAATTCCTTATTACGAGAAGAGTTAGAAACGTTAGTTAAAACTGACCAATTAACACAATTGTACTCTCGTAATTACATGAACACTTGTATAGAGAACTCAATGAAAGCTGATCGTCAAGGAACATTTTTATTAATTGACATCGACAATTTTAAGGGAGTTAATGATACATTCGGTCATCAAGTTGGAGACGAAGTTTTGGTTCAGGTTGCCAATATTATTAAAAGTAATAGTAGAGAACATGATATTGGAGCAAGATGGGGAGGCGAGGAATTAGCTGTTTATCTGCCACAAGTTGACCTTGAAGCAGGAACCGCCATTGCCGAAAGAATTGTAAAAAGGGTAGCGGAAAATACAAATCCCTCAGTGACAATATCTTGTGGAGTATCCTATTGGATTGCTGAAAATGAACGTAATTATAATCAGTTATTCAGCCGCGCTGATAAGGCGTTATATGTTGCTAAAAACCTAGGGAAAAATCAAGTGGTCGTTGAGGATGATATTCATTAA
- a CDS encoding cysteine desulfurase family protein — translation MLYLDNSATTKPYDEVLATYMKVAKDYFANPSSIHKLGSEAERLLSQSRQQVAGLLGVLPEEIIFTSGGTEGNNLAIKGAAFSTNHKGKHLITSAIEHPSVLESFKQLEQVHNFNVTYLPVDQNGRVSAEDVKKALKKDTILVSIMHVHNEIGTIQPIEEIGHMIKESSNALFHVDHVQGITKVPLDFNKAKIDLCTISGHKFHSLNGTGVLFVRKGVELAPLFSGGAQELNVRSGTESLAGNVALAKALRLSTEKAGKQLKQVKMTRDKLMLELSKIDGVEINTPRNHSAPHILNFSVPGLKAEVLIHFLGENDIYVSTTSACSSRDKKMSKALLAMGKHDGIAKSAIRVSLSLDDNEEIIEPFINMLLKGKEKIIKVMR, via the coding sequence ATGTTGTATTTAGACAACAGTGCCACAACAAAACCATATGATGAAGTTTTAGCAACTTATATGAAAGTTGCCAAAGATTACTTTGCAAATCCTTCTTCCATTCATAAGCTTGGTAGTGAAGCAGAAAGATTGTTAAGTCAATCAAGACAACAGGTTGCCGGACTGCTAGGAGTTTTACCGGAAGAAATAATTTTTACTTCGGGTGGTACAGAAGGAAACAATCTTGCTATAAAAGGAGCAGCTTTTTCTACTAATCATAAAGGAAAACATCTTATAACATCTGCTATCGAGCATCCGTCAGTGTTGGAATCATTTAAACAACTAGAGCAGGTACATAACTTTAACGTGACATACCTTCCTGTTGATCAGAATGGTAGAGTTTCAGCCGAAGATGTTAAGAAGGCGCTAAAAAAAGATACCATTTTGGTTTCTATTATGCATGTTCATAATGAAATTGGCACCATTCAACCAATTGAAGAAATTGGTCATATGATAAAAGAATCTTCAAATGCGCTTTTTCATGTTGATCATGTTCAAGGAATAACAAAGGTCCCACTTGATTTTAATAAAGCTAAAATTGATTTATGTACAATCTCAGGCCATAAATTTCATAGCTTGAATGGAACGGGTGTTTTATTTGTACGCAAAGGTGTAGAACTTGCTCCACTTTTTTCTGGTGGTGCACAAGAACTCAATGTTAGATCTGGAACGGAAAGTCTTGCTGGAAATGTAGCTTTGGCAAAGGCTCTGAGGTTGTCAACAGAAAAAGCAGGAAAACAACTAAAACAAGTAAAAATGACACGAGATAAACTTATGCTTGAATTATCAAAAATAGATGGCGTTGAGATAAATACTCCACGAAATCATTCTGCACCACATATACTCAATTTCTCAGTACCAGGCTTAAAAGCTGAAGTACTCATTCATTTTCTTGGAGAAAACGATATTTATGTTTCAACTACATCAGCATGTTCTTCAAGAGATAAAAAGATGAGCAAGGCTCTTTTAGCAATGGGAAAACATGACGGTATTGCCAAATCTGCAATAAGAGTCAGTTTATCGTTAGATGATAATGAAGAAATCATCGAACCTTTTATTAACATGCTATTAAAAGGTAAGGAAAAAATAATCAAGGTAATGAGGTAG